The Hydrotalea sp. genome has a window encoding:
- a CDS encoding GNAT family N-acetyltransferase codes for MNDIIIRPLSPGDANAWRGLFRGYCEFYKVAFSDDLADRVWQWLMDDGKDFHGLVATQVDKLLGFAHYRSFPSSLTGTTACFFDDLFVLPDTRGKKIGRQLMMAVKDVAKKNGWTMVTWLTADNNYRARPLYDSIATRTSWITYEMDV; via the coding sequence ATGAACGATATTATTATCCGCCCCCTTTCCCCCGGCGATGCAAACGCGTGGCGTGGGTTGTTTCGTGGCTATTGCGAATTTTATAAGGTGGCCTTTTCTGACGATTTGGCCGACCGCGTTTGGCAATGGCTGATGGATGATGGCAAGGACTTCCATGGGTTGGTCGCAACGCAAGTCGATAAATTATTGGGTTTTGCCCATTATCGCTCTTTCCCTAGCTCGCTGACCGGCACCACGGCCTGTTTTTTTGACGACCTGTTTGTTTTGCCCGACACGCGCGGTAAAAAAATTGGCCGGCAATTGATGATGGCGGTCAAGGACGTTGCAAAAAAAAATGGCTGGACGATGGTAACATGGCTAACCGCCGATAACAATTATCGCGCCCGGCCATTGTATGATTCCATCGCCACCCGCACTAGCTGGATAACCTATGAGATGGATGTTTAA
- a CDS encoding extracellular solute-binding protein — MLGLAMPAPATMIVAMVVAINLSFAIIGQNQLARAATNAAANDAATNAADNYNFQHGYAILGQVKYPKGFAHFKSVNPNAPKTGSLTLASVGSFDSFNPYLLQGIAPSSIGLIYDTLMTGNGDDDDKTSQYGLIADGIYVSPDKRTIAFHINPKARFTDGVAITADDVVWTFNTLLNSTDPSYKSFYRDIGGVRAVGKQVVIFTNNNPSNRKIPNILGGLTVLPKHFWQDKDFNKPSLTVPLGSGPYRIKDFAPGEYLTYELLPNYWARDLNTQIGQNNYATMKFRFYRDGAVAFEAFKAGQVDIHVETIARKWATAYDLPAVKSGKIIKKEFHHRRMAPMQYIAFNLRKPLFAGDDGRALRHAMQLLWNFEWANDNLMYRAYTRTASLFDNSKLRATGRPSAAELDMLLPFKKDLPPEVFGAAYTPPDNSGDNFRTNMLLAVKILESAGFYYQGQTLYSPKKIPVEFTILLDNGAFIPVLSPLVQSAKRIGARVNLRVIDPSVLTRQLLNFNYDVTINVVGNPDMLGDEQRLLWGSEAAKQMGSPNLAGVQSPALDAVIDKLTRAQNEQEMLTAAHAMDRIIMWGYYFIPMYHGEYDRVAYWNKLLCPTTATNGFNMMACWVSKP; from the coding sequence ATGCTTGGGCTTGCCATGCCTGCACCCGCGACGATGATTGTCGCCATGGTTGTCGCCATTAACCTATCATTTGCAATAATCGGTCAGAATCAATTGGCCCGTGCCGCTACCAATGCCGCCGCCAATGATGCCGCAACCAACGCCGCCGATAATTATAATTTTCAACATGGTTATGCCATATTGGGGCAGGTTAAATACCCGAAAGGCTTTGCCCATTTTAAATCGGTTAACCCCAATGCGCCCAAAACCGGTAGCTTGACCTTGGCCTCGGTTGGTTCGTTTGATAGTTTCAACCCCTACCTGCTCCAGGGCATCGCCCCCTCTTCCATCGGCTTGATTTACGATACCCTGATGACCGGTAACGGCGATGACGATGACAAGACATCTCAATATGGCTTGATAGCCGATGGTATTTATGTCAGCCCCGACAAACGCACCATCGCCTTTCACATCAACCCGAAAGCGCGTTTTACCGATGGCGTGGCAATCACCGCCGATGACGTTGTTTGGACATTTAACACGCTTTTGAATTCCACCGATCCATCCTACAAATCATTTTACCGCGATATCGGCGGGGTTCGCGCCGTGGGCAAGCAGGTCGTGATCTTCACCAACAACAACCCCAGCAATCGCAAAATACCAAATATCTTGGGCGGGTTGACGGTGTTGCCCAAGCATTTTTGGCAAGATAAGGATTTTAATAAACCAAGCTTAACCGTGCCATTGGGCAGTGGCCCCTACCGCATCAAGGATTTCGCGCCCGGCGAATATTTGACATACGAATTATTGCCAAATTATTGGGCGCGGGATTTAAACACGCAAATCGGACAAAATAATTACGCCACCATGAAATTTCGATTTTACCGCGATGGCGCAGTCGCCTTCGAGGCCTTTAAGGCCGGCCAGGTTGATATTCATGTCGAAACCATCGCCCGCAAATGGGCCACGGCCTACGACTTGCCGGCGGTTAAAAGCGGCAAGATAATTAAGAAAGAATTTCACCATCGCCGCATGGCACCAATGCAATATATCGCATTTAACTTGCGGAAACCATTGTTCGCCGGCGACGACGGCCGGGCGTTGCGCCATGCCATGCAATTGCTGTGGAATTTTGAATGGGCCAATGACAATTTGATGTATCGCGCCTATACCCGCACCGCGTCGCTGTTTGATAACAGCAAACTGCGCGCCACCGGCAGGCCAAGCGCGGCAGAACTGGATATGTTATTGCCGTTTAAAAAAGATTTGCCACCCGAGGTTTTCGGCGCGGCCTATACCCCACCCGACAATTCGGGGGATAATTTTCGCACCAACATGTTGTTGGCGGTAAAAATTTTGGAGTCTGCCGGTTTTTATTACCAGGGGCAAACCCTATATTCACCCAAAAAAATACCGGTCGAATTTACCATATTGCTGGATAATGGTGCTTTTATTCCCGTGCTGTCGCCGCTGGTGCAATCGGCCAAGCGTATTGGGGCGAGGGTCAATTTGCGCGTCATTGACCCCTCGGTGCTGACACGGCAATTGTTAAATTTTAACTACGATGTTACCATCAACGTGGTTGGCAATCCTGATATGCTGGGCGACGAGCAACGTCTGCTGTGGGGGAGCGAGGCCGCCAAGCAAATGGGTAGCCCCAACCTGGCCGGCGTGCAATCCCCCGCGCTGGATGCCGTTATTGATAAATTGACAAGGGCGCAAAACGAACAAGAAATGTTGACCGCCGCCCACGCGATGGACCGCATTATCATGTGGGGTTATTATTTTATCCCGATGTATCATGGCGAATATGACCGCGTTGCCTATTGGAACAAATTGCTTTGCCCCACCACCGCCACCAACGGGTTTAACATGATGGCTTGCTGGGTGAGCAAGCCTTAA